The following coding sequences lie in one Drosophila sulfurigaster albostrigata strain 15112-1811.04 chromosome 2R, ASM2355843v2, whole genome shotgun sequence genomic window:
- the LOC133836048 gene encoding complex III assembly factor LYRM7, which yields MSHTMSQPLKHQVLSVFKKLHRTRQYVFHGDNRALLEGRHKINDSFRQNRSESNVEEIQKMIKLAIDVDHELRTNIIQAEKRKDDVYELRITPETTRLDNVVFNPDAVIEPPRRRKGDRASNCCGGAAMAALEAEKK from the exons ATGTCACATACAATGTCCCAACCACTGAAGCACCAG GTGTTGAGTGTGTTCAAGAAATTGCACCGTACACGACAATATGTGTTTCATGGTGATAACCGAGCCTTATTGGAGGGCAGGCATAAAATAAACGACTCATTTCGACAGAACCGAAGCGAGTCCAATGTGGAGGAAATTCAAaag ATGATCAAGTTAGCCATCGACGTAGACCATGAGCTACGCACTAATATAATACAGGCAGAAAAGCGGAAGGATGATGTTTACG AACTTCGAATCACGCCAGAGACAACACGCCTAGACAATGTGGTATTCAATCCCGATGCTGTTATTGAACCACCACGAAGGCGAAAAGGTGATAGGGCCTCCAATTGTTGTGGCGGAGCTGCAATGGCTGCATTAGAGGCCGAAAAGAAGTAA